The Oncorhynchus kisutch isolate 150728-3 linkage group LG20, Okis_V2, whole genome shotgun sequence genome has a segment encoding these proteins:
- the LOC109865774 gene encoding TAF5-like RNA polymerase II p300/CBP-associated factor-associated factor 65 kDa subunit 5L — protein sequence MKRVRTEQIQYTVAQYLKRRQYVDTESSLKGAKLSQSAEEMAANLTVQAESGCANIVSAAPCQADPQQYETQFSRLRNFLSEAALPWGQEVSCVLFPLFVYLHLDMVRCSLKGAVDGFYSRFHGLFLGDTEQRSTVEQLRHVLTQQDVNANPKLLAFLDHKYVVNLTEPAYSYLLRYLQSEDNSTLCRALSTHVQVEVTSSPRIDYQLYGTTGAGAAGAATTAPNSTSPWSGADGPERGEAGGVDVPTGIPQSEVALEALQDCIKKVREGPPSLTTVCFYAFQHTEQLLNAAEVSADSKLLAAGFDSSAVKLWSLRARKLKARPHRADVSHIRLACDVLEEEADEEDGSGSEIKTLRGHSGPVFRTAFLTDSSGLLSCSEDTSIRYWDLGSFTNTALYQGHAYPVWDVDVSPCSLYFSSGSHDRTARLWTFSRTYPLRLYAGHLADVDCVKFHPNSNYLATGSTDKTVRLWSTQQGASVRLFTGHRGPVLSVAFAPNGKYLASAGEDQRVKLWDLASGALVKDLRGHTDSVTSLSFSPDSSLVASSSMDNSVRVWDIRNSHGTTHADSSSSELVGLYTGNTSNVLNVQFMACNLLLVTGTAQEKHGQ from the exons ATGAAGCGGGTACGCACAGAGCAGATCCAGTACACGGTAGCTCAGTACCTGAAGCGGAGGCAGTATGTGGATACTGAAAGTTCCCTGAAGGGGGCTAAACTGTCCCAGTCCGCAGAGGAGATGGCTGCCAACCTCACAG TGCAGGCAGAGTCGGGGTGTGCAAACATTGTCTCTGCTGCCCCTTGTCAAGCTGACCCTCAACAGTACGAGACCCAATTTTCCAGACTACGCAATTTTCTCTCAG AAGCGGCGTTGCCATGGGGCCAGGAGGTGAGCTGCGTCCTGTTCCCGCTCTTCGTTTATCTCCACCTGGACATGGTGCGCTGCAGCTTGAAGGGGGCGGTGGATGGCTTCTACAGCCGCTTCCATGGCCTCTTCCTGGGAGACACCGAGCAGCGCTCCACCGTGGAGCAGCTTCGCCACGTCCTCACCCAGCAGGATGTCAACGCCAACCCTAAGCTCCTGGCCTTCCTCGACCACAAGTACGTGGTGAACCTGACGGAGCCGGCCTACAGTTACTTGTTACGCTATCTGCAGAGTGAAGACAACAGTACCCTCTGTAGGGCCCTCAGCACCCACGTCCAGGTAGAGGTCACCTCCTCACCACGCATCGACTACCAGCTGTACGGGACGACGGGAGCGGGAGCCGCCGGGGCTGCCACCACGGCCCCCAACTCTACCTCCCCGTGGTCGGGAGCGGATGGCCCTGAGCGAGGGGAGGCGGGGGGGGTGGATGTCCCCACAGGGATCCCGCAGAGCGAGGTGGCCCTGGAGGCACTGCAGGACTGCATTAAGAAAGTGCGTGAGGGGCCACCATCACTCACCACCGTGTGCTTCTACGCCTTCCAGCACACGGAGCAGCTGCTGAACGCGGCAGAGGTGTCGGCCGACAGCAAGCTGCTGGCCGCCGGGTTCGACAGTTCGGCCGTCAAGCTATGGAGCCTTAGGGCCAGGAAACTGAAGGCCAGGCCACACCGGGCCGACGTGTCACACATCCGCTTAGCATGCGACGTGCTggaagaggag GCAGATGAAGAGGACGGCTCGGGCAGCGAGATCAAGACCCTGCGTGGCCACAGCGGTCCGGTGTTCCGCACGGCCTTCCTGACAGACAGCTCGGGCCTGCTGTCCTGCTCGGAGGACACGTCCATTCGCTACTGGGACCTAGGCAGCTTCACCAACACTGCCCTCTACCAGGGCCACGCCTACCCCGTCTGGGACGTGGACGTCAGCCCCTGCAGCCTCTACTTTTCCAGCGGCTCCCACGACCGCACTGCCCGCCTCTGGACCTTCTCCAGGACATACCCCCTGAGGCTCTACGCCGGCCACCTAGCAGACGTGGACTGTGTCAAGTTCCACCCCAACTCAAACTACCTAGCCACAGGCTCCACGGATAAAACTGTCCGCCTCTGGAGTACCCAGCAGGGGGCGTCAGTGCGCCTGTTCACAGGCCACCGCGGCCCtgtgttgtctgtagctttcGCGCCCAATGGGAAGTACCTGGCGTCGGCGGGCGAGGACCAGCGGGTGAAGCTGTGGGACCTGGCCTCAGGCGCTCTGGTCAAGGACCTGAGGGGCCACACGGACAGTGTCACCAGCCTGTCGTTCAGCCCCGACAGCAGCCTGGTGGCCTCCTCTTCCATGGATAACTCAGTCAGGGTGTGGGACATCCGAAACTCCCATGGGACGACCCACGCGGATAGCTCGTCCAGCGAGCTGGTGGGGCTCTACACGGGAAACACCAGCAACGTGCTCAACGTCCAGTTCATGGCCTGTAACTTGCTTCTGGTGACGGGAACGGCGCAAGAAAAACATGGACAGTAG